The Alkalinema sp. FACHB-956 genome contains the following window.
AGCAAATTCTGAACATTCCTAACTATCTCGTCTTCAACGAAGCTGACCAACAATTACGCTATTTCCGACTCGTCAATGGACGCTACGCAGAACAAGCTCTCTCCTTAGAGAATCCATGCATTTACATCCCAGAACTGAGTTTGGGGTTGGGATTATGGAACGGGACTTTTCGAGGCATTCCCCAGGCTTGGTTGCGCTGGTGTGATGCCGATGGCAATTGGTTACTCACCGAAGCCGAAACCGAACGTCAAGCAAAAGAACAGGCTGAACAAAAGATGATCCAAGAACAACAGATCCGTGCACGACTGGAAGCCTACCTGCGATCGCAGGGCATTGACCCGGACAATCTGCCAGGATAGTTGAGAGTCGGTATTAACCAAGGACTAATTCAGTATCTTGTACTTCATTCTACGATCGCTGTAGTACAAGATAATTACGGATGACTGTAAACTCCGTCGTTTGATAACCCTATAAAAATCCCCAGAGGTATGAATTCTGGGGACGATTACAGAGGTGACCTAAAGGAGTTATTTGAGGGAGAATGCCTCCCTACAACTCCTGATTCAACGGATTACCAGACTTACCAGTGACCAGATTGACCAGAAATCGTGAATTTACACCTGGCTATGGAACGTCCGTTGAATCACATCTAACTGCTGCTCACGGGTGAGTTTAATAAAGTTCACCGCGTAGCCTGACACCCGAATCGTGAGCTGCGGATAGAGTTCCGGGTGATCCATGGCATCCAGCAACGTTTCTCGATTCAGCACATTCACGTTGATGTGGTGACCGTTGTCATGGAAATATCCATCCAGTAACCCCACTAAATTCCGCACCCGATCGCCCTCGATTTTACCCAGCGCCGATGGCACGATCGAGAACGTATTGGAAATGCCATCCTGGGCGGCGGCGTAGGGAATTTTAGCCACGGACGCCAGCGACGCGATCGCGCCATTGGTATCACGGCCATGCATGGGATTCGCACCCGGTGCAAAGGGTTCTCCCGCCTTGCGGCCATCGGGGGTGCTGCCGGTTTTCTTGCCGTAAACGACGTTGGAGGTAATCGTCAGGACGGATTGGGTCGGCACCGCATTACGATAGCAGCGATGTTTCTTCAATTCCGCCATGAAGGTTTCCACAATTTGTACAGCAATATCATCTACTCGATCGTCATTGTTGCCGTACTTGGGAAATTCACCGGAGATTTCGTAATCCACCGCTAATCCAGCTTCATTTCGGATCACATTCACCTGCGCATACTTGATGGCAGAGAGGGAATCCGCCACCACCGAGAGTCCTGCAATGCCACAGGCCATCGTGCGGAGAATGTCACGATCGTGCAATGCCATTTCAATCCGCTCATAGCAATATTTATCATGCATGTAGTGGATAGCATTCAGCGTATTGATGTAGGTTTTAGCTAGCCAAGCCATCATTGTCTTAAACCGAGCCATCACCTCATCGTAGTTCAAGACCTCTCCCTGAATCGGTGCATAGCAAGGCCCCACCTGCTCCCCAGATTTTTCATCCTTGCCACCGTTAATGGCATAGAGCAGGCATTTGGCGAGGTTGACCCGTGCACCAAAGAACTGCATTTGCTTACCAATCCGCATGGCAGAAACACAGCAAGCGATCGCGTAATCATCCCCCCAGTACGATCGCATTAAATCGTCATTTTCATACTGGATGGAACTACTGGCGATCGACACTTGGGCACAGTATTCCTTAAACGGACGCGGCAACTGTTCCGACCAGAGAACCGTCAAATTTGGTTCCGGAGCTGCCCCAAGGTTCTGTAACGTGTGCAACATGCGGAAGCTGGTTTTGGTCACCAACGGTCGCCCATCGATGCCCATGCCGCCGACACATTCCGTCACCCAGGTGGGATCGCCGGAAAAGAGATCGTTATAGTCCGGCGTGCGCAGGAAACGCACCATGCGTAACTTCATCACGAAATGATCGATCAATTCCTGCACTTCGGATTCCGTCAGCGTCCCGTTTTGCAAATCCCGCTCAAAGTAAATATCCAAAAACGTTGAAACCCGACCCAGGGACATGGCCGCACCGTTTTGTTCCTTCACCGCAGCCAAATAGCCAAAATACAGCCATTGCACCGCTTCCCGACCGTTGCTAGCAGGCCGACTGATATCAAACCCGTAGCACTGCGCCATGGTTTTCAATTCAAACAGCGCTTTAATTTGATCGGAAATTTCTTCGCGGCGTTGCAGCACGGATTCATCGATCGTATCGACTTCCAACGATTCCTGCTGCGCTTTCTTATCAGCAATTAAGCGATCGACCCCATAGAGCGCAACCCGGCGATAGTCCCCGATAATCCGGCCACGACCGTAGGCATCCGGCAACCCGGTGATAATCCCCGAATGCCGCGCCAGTCGCATATCTTTCGTGTAAGCATCAAAGACCCCATCGTTATGGGTTTTGCGATACTGCGTGAAAATCTCCATCACCTTCGGGCTGATTTGGTACCCGTAGGCCGCTAGCGAGTCCCTTACAACACGAATCCCCCCAAACGGCATAATCGATCGCTTGAGGGGTTTATCAGTTTGTAGGCCCACGACTTGTTCTAAGGTTTGGTCAATGTATCCGGCAGCGTGGGCGGTAATGCTAGAAACAACCTCGGTATCAACATCGAGAATCCCCTTTTCGCGCTCCGCTTTCATCAGTTGAAGCACCTGTTGCCAGAGGGTTTGCGTTCGATCGGTCGCTGGCGTTAAAAATGCCGCATCTTCTGTATAAGGCTGGTAATTTTTCTGAATAAAGTTGCGAACATCGATGTCCTGCATCCATCGATCGGGGTGAAAACCTGTCCATTCGGTGAGCATCGGTGTCACCAATCCTTTCTGCTTACGTGTGAACTCTTCTACGGTTCTAATCTAGGCCACAAAGATGAGAAAGTTGTGAGGACGATTGCAACCCTGTTGTCGCATTTGTTATGAAATCCTGGAATAGCGATCGTGGGTCTAGTGGTCAATCCATTCAGACTAGTGGTCAATCCATTTAGAAATTAGCTGGATCGACCATTCGCGACCCTCACAAAATCCTCACGTTTTCTGCCTACCCTACCAACAGGTGTTGATCCCATCACATTTCACACCTATCTAGTAGCGCTTTGATCCGCGCCTCTAGCAACACCCATCGATTCAGTGTCCAGTCCTGAGAGGTCTTTGTGATGAGCCATGAATTACTACAACCGACGGAACAACTACTGGCAATCCCTCCAGGGTATTTGAACATCATGGGATATGTGGATGAGTCAGAAGTCAATGGCCCTGGGTGCCGTGCGGTGATTTGGGTGCAGGGCTGTTTGCGCCAGTGTCCGGGTTGCTTTAATCCCGAATCTTGGTCGTTTGAAATCAATCAACTGGTGTCGATCGATCGCCTCGTGCACCAAATCCTCAGCAATCCCCGCAATACCGGCGTGACGTTTTCCGGCGGCGAACCGTTTTGGCAAGCTCCCGCGCTCACAGAACTGGCGAAACAAGTGAAGGCAGCGGGGTTGAATGTGATGTCCTTTACCGGATTTACCTTGGAGCGGCTGCGATCGGACTATGCCCCCGCCGGAGCGCAGGAACTGTTGGCGGAATTGGATATTCTCATCGATGGCCCCTATATTGCAGCCCTAGCAACCCACTCACCGGATTCCCCCGTGGCATCCAGTAATCAGCGGGTGCATGTGTTTAATCCTGCGTTCCAAGACAAGATTACCTGGGCCAGTGATCAAATCGAAATTCACATTCTCAAAGATGGCACCCGCATCATTACCGGCTATCAGCAATTTAGTGAAGAGAGCCCCCTCTACGACGAAGACGAAGACGAAGACGAAGCAGCTCTGTGGTCAGAAGAAGTTCCCCGCGATCGCGTGTATGAAGAAGAACTGGTGGGCTAGAACTGCTGTCTCTAAGCGGATGGACTATCTAGATCCCAGCTTAAAATGTTCGCAATTTGATTAGCTAGCTGTAAGGGATCAAAGGGTTTTGAGACAAAGCCGGTCACAGCGAGATCTGGATCAGCGTAATCTGTCGGTTGATTGGCTTGACCTGTCATGAAAATCACAGGAATGTGACTGGTTTCAGGTTGGGATTGCAAATGCTGCAAGGTAGTCATGCCATCCATATCTGGCATCATCAGGTCTAGCAAAATGGCATCGGGAGACTCGATCGCGGCTTTTTCCAAGGCTTCCTGGCCTGAGCCAGCCGTCGTCACCTCCCAGCCTGCCATCATTTGCAATGAGATTTGAGTTACCTCGCGGACGTAGGATTCGTTATCCACGACCAGTATGCGCTTCGCTCCCATGCAGCCCATCCTCCCTCTAGCTATTTCTATCTTAGATGAGAGAAGATGGGAGCGGGATGTTGTACGGTTAGACGGGCTCTGCAAGGGCCGCAGAGGCTAGGGTCGGGTAGTCTGTATACCCTTCGGGGCCGGGGGTATAAAAGGTGGCCGGATTGGGTGGGTTAAAAGCTGCGTTGTGTTGAATGCGTTCCGGCAAATCGGGATTGGCGATAAAGAGCGATCCAAAGGCGATCGCGTCCACTTTGCCAGCGGCGATCGCGGCGTTGGCTTCTTCGGGACTGTAACCCATATTGCCGATTAAAGTACCTTGGTAGTACTCCCGAATGGGCGTTAAAACATCCCCCTGTTGCTGCTGGGCAAAGTCACTGCGCATCACATGCAAGTAAGCGAGGTTGAATTCATTGAGCTTGGTCGCTAGCCAAGTGCACACCCCGATCGGATCGCTATCAATCATGCTGTTGTAGCTATTCAGGGGGGAAATGCGCAGCCCGACGCGATCGCTGCCCCAGACGGTGCAAACGGCGTCAATCACTTCTAGCATGAACCTGGCCCGGTTGGCGATGATCCCCCCGTAGGCTCCCGTCCGTTGATTTGAACCATCCCGCAAAAATTCATCCAGCAAATAGCCGTTGGCCCCATGCACTTCGACGCCATCAAATCCCGCTGCTTGGGCGTTTTTGGCGGCTTGCTGGAAGCCTGCAACGATGCCTGGAATTTCCTCATCGTGCAACTCCCTGGGGACTGTGTAGGGCTGCTTGCCTTGGGGGGTGCGAACTTCGTCGTCGGTAATGGCGATCGGGCTTGGAGCCACGGGTTGGCGGCCATTGTTCAACAGCGGATGGCAGGCGCGGCCCCCATGCCAAATTTGCAGAAAAATGCGTCCACCGGCGGCATGAACAGCATCGGTAGTTTTGCGCCAACCCGCGATTTGGGCCTCGGAATAAATTCCTGGTTCTTTCCAAAAGGCGGAATTGCCTTCCATAGCCATCGTCGCTTCGGCAATGATTAACCCTGCACTGGCCCGCTGGGCATAGTACTCGGCCATGAGGTCACCGGGAACATGGTCAGCCTCGGCCCGACAGCGGGTTAAGGGAGCCATGAGGATGCGGTTGGGCAAGGTGAGTGCGCCGAGGGTCAGGGGTTGAAACAGCAGATCCATTGTTGTGAGTCCTTGGTTGTAAGTCCTTGGGGGATGTCGCGACAGGGTTGTATCCCTTCAGAAGGGATAACGCTGAAACGTATGACTTTAGAACGCTACGTTAGAACGCTACGTTAGAACACTACGTTAGAACGCTATTTGTTAAAGTTTTGCGATGGTTTATAACGATTTGAACAACAGATTGCCAAAGTATAGTTAATTACCAAAGTAGAGTTACATGTTCGATCGTTCCTAGAGGCGTTCTTGAAATTCATCTTGCCATAGGTTTTAGAGTTCTTACAACACTACGATCGGACAACATTACTAAAGGTAGAAGGATGGCCCCTGAACTCCAGGTAATTTGAAGGCAAGAAGACTTGCAGTACAGGGACAAAGCAATGATGAACTCGGCAAATTCACGTTTTTCCGGCCCCACTAATACCATGCGTTCTTACCTCCAGGACATTGGACGTGTGCCTTTGCTGACCCGTGAGGAAGAAATTCAATATGGTCAGCAAGTCCAGAAAAGGGTGGAATATCAGGCGGTCAAAGCGGCTCTCGCCGCAAGGCTAGGCCACGACCCCAGCCTGGAAGAATGGGCTGCGGAACTGGAACTGACGGTGGATGAATTGGAAGCGGTTGTGGAAGCGGGTGAGTTTGCCAAACGACGAATGGTAGAGGCTAATCTGCGATTGGTGGTGAATATTGCGAAGCAATACCAAAATCGTAATGTAGATTTACTTGACTTAATTCAAGAAGGGGCTTTGGGATTACAAATGGGGGTGGAAAAGTTTGATCCCGATCGGGGGTTTAAGTTCTCTACCTATGCCTATTGGTGGATTCGCCAAGCCATTACCCGCGCGATTTCCCAAAGTTCGCGGACGATT
Protein-coding sequences here:
- the pflB gene encoding formate C-acetyltransferase → MLTEWTGFHPDRWMQDIDVRNFIQKNYQPYTEDAAFLTPATDRTQTLWQQVLQLMKAEREKGILDVDTEVVSSITAHAAGYIDQTLEQVVGLQTDKPLKRSIMPFGGIRVVRDSLAAYGYQISPKVMEIFTQYRKTHNDGVFDAYTKDMRLARHSGIITGLPDAYGRGRIIGDYRRVALYGVDRLIADKKAQQESLEVDTIDESVLQRREEISDQIKALFELKTMAQCYGFDISRPASNGREAVQWLYFGYLAAVKEQNGAAMSLGRVSTFLDIYFERDLQNGTLTESEVQELIDHFVMKLRMVRFLRTPDYNDLFSGDPTWVTECVGGMGIDGRPLVTKTSFRMLHTLQNLGAAPEPNLTVLWSEQLPRPFKEYCAQVSIASSSIQYENDDLMRSYWGDDYAIACCVSAMRIGKQMQFFGARVNLAKCLLYAINGGKDEKSGEQVGPCYAPIQGEVLNYDEVMARFKTMMAWLAKTYINTLNAIHYMHDKYCYERIEMALHDRDILRTMACGIAGLSVVADSLSAIKYAQVNVIRNEAGLAVDYEISGEFPKYGNNDDRVDDIAVQIVETFMAELKKHRCYRNAVPTQSVLTITSNVVYGKKTGSTPDGRKAGEPFAPGANPMHGRDTNGAIASLASVAKIPYAAAQDGISNTFSIVPSALGKIEGDRVRNLVGLLDGYFHDNGHHINVNVLNRETLLDAMDHPELYPQLTIRVSGYAVNFIKLTREQQLDVIQRTFHSQV
- a CDS encoding 4Fe-4S single cluster domain-containing protein; protein product: MSHELLQPTEQLLAIPPGYLNIMGYVDESEVNGPGCRAVIWVQGCLRQCPGCFNPESWSFEINQLVSIDRLVHQILSNPRNTGVTFSGGEPFWQAPALTELAKQVKAAGLNVMSFTGFTLERLRSDYAPAGAQELLAELDILIDGPYIAALATHSPDSPVASSNQRVHVFNPAFQDKITWASDQIEIHILKDGTRIITGYQQFSEESPLYDEDEDEDEAALWSEEVPRDRVYEEELVG
- a CDS encoding response regulator; protein product: MGAKRILVVDNESYVREVTQISLQMMAGWEVTTAGSGQEALEKAAIESPDAILLDLMMPDMDGMTTLQHLQSQPETSHIPVIFMTGQANQPTDYADPDLAVTGFVSKPFDPLQLANQIANILSWDLDSPSA
- a CDS encoding alkene reductase; the protein is MDLLFQPLTLGALTLPNRILMAPLTRCRAEADHVPGDLMAEYYAQRASAGLIIAEATMAMEGNSAFWKEPGIYSEAQIAGWRKTTDAVHAAGGRIFLQIWHGGRACHPLLNNGRQPVAPSPIAITDDEVRTPQGKQPYTVPRELHDEEIPGIVAGFQQAAKNAQAAGFDGVEVHGANGYLLDEFLRDGSNQRTGAYGGIIANRARFMLEVIDAVCTVWGSDRVGLRISPLNSYNSMIDSDPIGVCTWLATKLNEFNLAYLHVMRSDFAQQQQGDVLTPIREYYQGTLIGNMGYSPEEANAAIAAGKVDAIAFGSLFIANPDLPERIQHNAAFNPPNPATFYTPGPEGYTDYPTLASAALAEPV